The Planctomycetota bacterium genome window below encodes:
- a CDS encoding TadE/TadG family type IV pilus assembly protein, translating into MCILRDQRGQVMVETAIAFPIQMLMTLAVMQFCLLAVGKQVVNYAAHAAARAALVGDDPQRAAEIVCSPIAGSNCTGGSATPIFMPGWGNLPKSIQSQLKTTTSVLNPLDDGDKMVSVEVQHEFELILPFISATPFPNWHPIWGKIVKLGPRGVVHKVLTQTVSIPQPWDGDLVGVRGHEIIPDVTSDGSGSP; encoded by the coding sequence ATGTGTATCCTTCGCGACCAGCGCGGCCAGGTGATGGTCGAAACGGCCATCGCGTTCCCAATCCAGATGCTGATGACGCTCGCCGTCATGCAGTTCTGCCTCCTGGCGGTGGGCAAACAGGTGGTGAATTACGCCGCGCACGCGGCCGCCCGGGCTGCTCTGGTAGGCGACGACCCGCAGCGCGCCGCCGAGATCGTGTGCAGCCCCATCGCCGGCTCGAACTGCACGGGGGGCAGCGCGACCCCGATCTTCATGCCCGGTTGGGGCAACCTCCCGAAGTCCATCCAGTCCCAACTCAAAACGACCACGAGCGTGCTCAATCCCCTGGACGACGGGGACAAGATGGTCAGCGTGGAGGTGCAGCATGAGTTCGAGCTCATCCTCCCGTTCATCAGTGCGACGCCGTTCCCGAACTGGCATCCGATCTGGGGCAAGATTGTGAAGCTCGGCCCGCGCGGGGTCGTCCACAAGGTGCTCACGCAGACCGTCAGCATCCCGCAACCCTGGGATGGCGACCTCGTGGGTGTGAGGGGGCATGAGATCATCCCCGACGTAACGTCGGACGGAAGCGGCAGCCCATAG
- a CDS encoding Tad domain-containing protein, with the protein MRLTLKKLASDERGQALVFGALTLFMVAASVIFVADSGMVTSTRIQVQNAADECAYAGCLYEANVISSIAYLNEAMAYLYYDGVRYAANTTMLGVLAGLKRWGPPFPSDDLVYKDGPDNPFGDADPPDYTGDVVAHYDAAYARAKEWIPQIEQTLNMFARWEWGMALACAELVKMEIHRTALKHNIEAVAIYPDVDFFPGNGVQFDLHILKLMEGGEHVGWRVWTDDPPFYAEARKLGPFHWLITNTDRKTYEIQRISDTTYRVKSDDQDVTVERINDRHIKLKLIQQDNTGTTQTNVDAQYLQGLGWAVAMSSDDYSVSYVPMTNGGFQISVTNNKTGQSGSAGVRRDPATGNLQQWNGSQWNDVPGQNDTVTVGGVRIPVQVDTRINLGQNTWFNIPNELHLKDITYLIPNVFQMQNIWVTLLQDSCRIDAFIDIRTPGGSRRLRFTIEENDPEFLTVYGLMGINYRVPGNTTCKWFASADGDERDRMCRDCQLLERRCDTPESEETEWTYQYRLGKPYFIKEDLRRFAHHALCDRDPWARANNFTYPQWTEWYDVAQGAPNGTDYYQTRPQWGAPANYDFDGDGRNDSVRIYASDHGALTRDDTRSFDPWYQQVKPWQLRDVAEASLRYAPPIRLSEDFFYYALTVGCWKSRFDRQSTPLTLFRNPPWGYIGVASARAGFLELRSDDTDPAPHYRFTWKWPSQVEDFVNAGYENLYEPVWTSHLWPISDAIRSEHLDAYVDNQTGLSYLLYGLMHTHWYEPRRPDQLGEEPRLRTDVNHALGQMNLNTDDPRIGEVTKH; encoded by the coding sequence ATGCGACTCACGCTCAAGAAGCTGGCGTCGGACGAGCGGGGCCAGGCGCTGGTATTCGGCGCCTTGACTCTCTTCATGGTGGCGGCGTCGGTGATCTTTGTCGCCGACTCCGGCATGGTCACCAGCACCCGGATCCAGGTGCAGAACGCCGCCGACGAGTGCGCGTACGCCGGCTGCCTCTACGAGGCCAACGTCATCAGCTCCATCGCCTATCTGAACGAAGCCATGGCCTATCTCTACTATGATGGAGTCCGTTATGCGGCCAATACCACCATGTTGGGGGTGCTGGCCGGGCTGAAGCGCTGGGGGCCCCCGTTCCCCAGCGACGACCTGGTCTACAAGGACGGTCCCGACAACCCCTTCGGCGACGCCGACCCGCCCGACTACACGGGCGACGTGGTGGCGCACTACGACGCCGCCTATGCGCGCGCCAAGGAGTGGATCCCGCAGATCGAGCAGACGCTCAACATGTTCGCCCGCTGGGAGTGGGGCATGGCGCTCGCCTGCGCCGAGCTCGTGAAGATGGAGATCCATCGCACGGCCCTCAAGCACAACATCGAGGCCGTGGCTATCTATCCGGATGTGGACTTCTTCCCGGGGAATGGCGTGCAGTTCGACCTTCACATCCTCAAGCTCATGGAGGGCGGTGAGCACGTCGGCTGGCGCGTCTGGACCGACGACCCGCCCTTCTACGCCGAGGCGCGCAAGCTCGGCCCCTTCCATTGGCTCATCACCAACACCGACCGCAAGACCTATGAGATTCAGCGGATCAGCGACACCACCTACCGCGTCAAGAGCGACGATCAGGACGTCACGGTCGAGCGGATCAACGACCGGCACATCAAGCTCAAGCTCATCCAGCAGGACAACACCGGCACCACGCAGACGAACGTGGACGCCCAGTACCTCCAGGGCCTCGGCTGGGCCGTGGCGATGAGCAGCGACGACTACTCGGTGAGCTACGTGCCGATGACCAACGGCGGCTTCCAGATCAGCGTCACGAACAATAAGACGGGGCAAAGCGGCTCCGCAGGCGTCCGCCGCGACCCGGCCACCGGCAACCTCCAGCAGTGGAACGGCTCGCAGTGGAACGATGTGCCCGGCCAGAACGACACCGTCACCGTTGGCGGAGTGCGCATCCCGGTCCAGGTTGATACCCGCATCAACCTCGGCCAGAACACCTGGTTCAACATCCCCAACGAATTGCATCTCAAAGACATCACGTACCTGATCCCCAACGTCTTCCAGATGCAGAACATCTGGGTCACGCTGCTCCAAGACAGTTGTCGGATTGATGCATTCATAGACATCCGCACGCCCGGCGGCAGCCGGCGCCTGCGCTTCACCATCGAGGAGAACGACCCCGAGTTCCTCACCGTCTACGGCCTCATGGGCATCAACTACCGAGTGCCCGGCAACACGACCTGCAAATGGTTCGCCAGCGCCGACGGCGACGAGCGCGACCGCATGTGCCGCGACTGCCAGCTCCTCGAGCGCCGTTGCGACACCCCCGAGAGCGAAGAGACCGAATGGACCTATCAGTACCGCCTCGGGAAGCCGTACTTCATCAAGGAGGACCTGCGCCGGTTCGCTCACCATGCCCTGTGTGACCGCGACCCGTGGGCCCGCGCCAACAACTTCACCTATCCCCAGTGGACCGAGTGGTACGACGTCGCTCAGGGCGCGCCCAATGGCACCGACTACTACCAGACCCGGCCCCAGTGGGGCGCCCCGGCCAACTACGACTTCGACGGCGACGGGCGGAACGACTCGGTGCGCATCTACGCCTCCGACCACGGCGCCCTCACCCGCGATGACACACGCTCCTTCGACCCGTGGTACCAGCAGGTCAAGCCCTGGCAACTCCGCGACGTGGCCGAAGCGTCCCTGCGCTATGCGCCCCCCATCCGCCTGAGCGAGGACTTCTTCTACTATGCCCTCACCGTGGGCTGCTGGAAGAGCCGCTTCGACCGCCAGAGCACCCCGCTCACACTCTTCCGGAACCCCCCTTGGGGTTACATTGGCGTGGCCAGCGCACGGGCAGGATTCCTCGAACTCCGCAGCGACGACACCGACCCCGCGCCCCATTACCGGTTCACCTGGAAGTGGCCCAGCCAGGTCGAGGACTTCGTGAACGCGGGCTACGAGAACCTCTACGAGCCGGTCTGGACCTCTCATCTGTGGCCGATCAGCGACGCCATCCGCAGCGAGCACCTCGATGCCTACGTGGACAACCAGACGGGTCTCTCGTATCTCCTCTATGGCCTCATGCACACCCACTGGTACGAGCCGCGGCGACCCGACCAACTCGGCGAAGAGCCGCGTCTGCGCACCGACGTGAACCACGCACTCGGGCAGATGAACCTCAACACCGACGACCCCCGCATCGGAGAAGTGACCAAGCACTGA
- the cpaB gene encoding Flp pilus assembly protein CpaB — protein sequence MRTKLALLAAVVLGFLAAIGVRHYVEQKKVELEGTARRAAIAIAREGINRGDILREHMIKPVEVEEVAIGAMHILYDQRKSWIGTPLARKVKAGDPLMKTDFIGAPDIEQTSARRIEPGWRAITLPADQISGVAGLITPGARVDILGTFREQGGGPNVAATVVTKVIARNVEVIAVDNRTELTLAARAGGRAPQSDRGYSSVTLHVTALEASLLTFAQGAGKLSFALRRTDDIQARAIPPITQNELDAIIAAAGQERERLLQQQSNKPPAPASP from the coding sequence ATGCGAACCAAGCTGGCTCTGCTGGCCGCTGTCGTCCTCGGGTTCCTTGCCGCCATCGGCGTTCGCCATTACGTGGAACAGAAGAAGGTGGAGCTCGAAGGCACGGCGCGGCGCGCCGCCATCGCCATCGCGCGTGAGGGGATCAACCGCGGTGACATCTTGCGCGAGCACATGATCAAGCCGGTTGAGGTCGAGGAAGTGGCCATCGGCGCGATGCACATCCTCTACGACCAGCGCAAGTCCTGGATCGGCACCCCGCTCGCCCGCAAGGTGAAGGCCGGCGATCCGCTGATGAAGACTGACTTCATTGGGGCGCCCGACATCGAGCAGACCTCGGCCCGGCGCATCGAGCCGGGCTGGCGGGCCATCACGCTGCCAGCCGACCAGATTTCCGGCGTCGCCGGCCTGATCACGCCGGGCGCGCGGGTGGACATCCTGGGGACCTTCCGTGAGCAGGGCGGTGGGCCCAATGTGGCGGCGACCGTGGTGACCAAAGTCATCGCCCGCAATGTCGAGGTGATCGCCGTAGACAACCGGACAGAGCTCACACTGGCCGCGCGCGCGGGCGGGCGCGCTCCGCAGAGCGATCGTGGCTACAGCTCGGTGACGCTGCACGTCACGGCCCTCGAGGCCTCGCTGCTTACCTTCGCGCAGGGCGCGGGCAAGCTGAGCTTCGCACTCCGGCGCACGGACGATATTCAGGCCAGGGCGATCCCGCCGATCACTCAGAATGAACTCGACGCGATCATCGCCGCGGCGGGCCAGGAGCGCGAGCGCCTGCTGCAACAGCAGTCCAACAAGCCGCCGGCGCCCGCGAGCCCGTGA
- a CDS encoding ATPase, T2SS/T4P/T4SS family, whose protein sequence is MPFLHVIDSETNVQRRIPLTKPSFTIGKSPANDLTLDKVAMSRQHCEIVSSNGAYAIRDLGSRNGTYVGGRRITAATPLTDGTRIDLGPVQIIFYAGEMPAAATPAPGDKKAAPGTQLVAREAGPPGRRLVPPELKKKIHERLLMDLDLRHVDLTQHTDEELRQKAEAVVRNAVAVMAAEIPLWLPHEQLIKEVVDEAIGLGPIEDLLADPTIDEIMVNNWDRIYIERKGKLELTDKCFTDNAQVIHIIRRIIAPLGRRIDESSPMVDARLRDGSRVNAIIAPLALTGPTLTIRKFAAEPYTEKDLVERFGTLTTQVVEFLKLIVQYRANILISGGTGSGKTTLLNVVSSFIPRDERIVTIEDAAELKLHQEHVISLEAKPPNIEGKGAIPIRELVRNSLRMRPDRIIVGECRGGEALDMLQAMNTGHDGSLTTIHANSERDSLARVETMVLMAGMELPSRAIREQIASAIDFVAQLLRMTDGTRKLVGLSEITGMEGDVITMQPIYQFEQRGFGEGGRVLGSIKPTGAIPKFVHDLRARGVPVDMTLFQDLSVPPPQPRPMVRH, encoded by the coding sequence ATGCCCTTTCTCCACGTAATTGACAGCGAGACCAACGTCCAGCGGCGCATCCCGCTCACGAAGCCGTCGTTCACCATTGGCAAGTCGCCGGCCAACGATCTGACGCTCGACAAGGTCGCCATGTCGCGCCAGCACTGCGAGATCGTGAGTTCCAACGGCGCCTACGCCATCCGCGACCTGGGGAGCCGCAACGGCACCTACGTGGGCGGCCGGCGCATCACGGCGGCCACACCCCTCACCGACGGCACGCGGATTGACCTCGGCCCAGTCCAGATCATCTTCTACGCGGGAGAGATGCCTGCCGCGGCGACTCCCGCGCCCGGCGACAAGAAGGCCGCCCCAGGCACCCAGTTGGTGGCCCGCGAGGCGGGACCGCCCGGCCGTCGACTCGTGCCTCCCGAGCTCAAGAAGAAGATCCACGAGCGGCTCCTGATGGACCTGGACCTGCGGCACGTGGACCTCACGCAGCACACGGACGAAGAGCTTCGCCAGAAGGCGGAGGCCGTGGTGCGCAACGCCGTGGCCGTGATGGCCGCTGAAATCCCCCTCTGGCTGCCGCACGAGCAGTTGATCAAGGAGGTGGTGGACGAGGCGATCGGCCTTGGCCCCATCGAGGACCTGCTGGCGGACCCGACCATTGACGAGATCATGGTGAACAACTGGGACCGCATCTACATCGAGCGGAAAGGCAAGCTCGAGCTCACGGACAAGTGCTTCACCGACAACGCCCAGGTGATCCACATCATCCGCCGCATCATCGCCCCGCTAGGCCGCCGCATTGACGAGAGCAGCCCGATGGTGGACGCGCGCCTGCGCGATGGCTCGCGCGTGAACGCCATCATCGCGCCCCTCGCGCTCACCGGGCCCACGCTCACCATCCGCAAGTTCGCCGCCGAGCCGTACACGGAGAAAGACCTCGTCGAGAGGTTCGGCACCCTCACGACCCAGGTGGTGGAGTTCCTCAAGCTCATCGTGCAGTACCGCGCCAACATCCTCATCTCCGGCGGCACCGGCTCGGGCAAGACCACGCTGCTCAACGTCGTCTCGTCCTTCATCCCGCGCGATGAACGCATCGTGACCATCGAGGACGCGGCCGAACTCAAGTTGCACCAGGAACACGTGATCAGCCTCGAGGCCAAGCCGCCGAACATCGAGGGCAAGGGCGCCATCCCGATCCGCGAGCTGGTGCGCAACAGCCTGCGCATGCGGCCCGACCGCATCATCGTCGGCGAGTGCCGCGGCGGCGAGGCCCTCGACATGCTCCAGGCCATGAACACCGGCCACGACGGCTCGCTCACCACCATCCACGCCAACAGCGAGCGCGACTCGCTCGCCCGTGTGGAAACCATGGTGCTCATGGCCGGCATGGAACTGCCCAGCCGGGCTATTCGCGAGCAGATTGCCTCGGCCATTGATTTCGTGGCCCAGCTTTTGCGCATGACGGACGGCACCCGCAAGCTCGTGGGCCTCAGCGAGATCACGGGGATGGAGGGCGACGTCATCACGATGCAGCCCATCTACCAGTTCGAGCAGCGGGGCTTCGGCGAGGGCGGCAGAGTGCTCGGATCCATCAAGCCCACCGGGGCCATCCCGAAGTTCGTCCACGACCTCCGCGCCCGCGGCGTGCCGGTGGACATGACGCTGTTCCAGGACCTGAGCGTTCCGCCCCCGCAGCCGCGGCCGATGGTCCGCCACTGA
- a CDS encoding FAD-dependent oxidoreductase has product MSRRELLAALAASGLAARALGDDAADGPAATPKGDLVTPNVVPATLVDGKVIQPQRELSVLHKTEVLVVGGGPAGVAAAIAARRAGADTTIVERYGHFGGQWTGGLVLIVIGMHVKGGKHVTRGIGYEIMQRLEKLDRGIVNTRPGASPTVDAEALKYMMVEMIREAGVKAFLHCWGVDAIVEGNAVRGAVFESKSGRQAILARVVVDATGDGDIYAAAGAPFQHLRFRIGLVHRLGNLDKVDAEKAKTASKKPRDLGGVTPIKGVTWVNMQGPDADALNVADLTMLEMNHRRFIWRSVEEIRKTPGYEQVYLLETAPQLGVRISRLLAGVKQLTFKGVMDRQEFPDVVGVGGMWNMEHPEWQIPYGALVPKTVDNVLAAGRCISAEAKMAEIIRIIPPCFVSGHAAGVGAAVAVKDGCRPRDVDVAKVQAILKEQGAYLG; this is encoded by the coding sequence ATGTCGCGCAGAGAGTTGTTGGCTGCCTTAGCGGCATCGGGCCTGGCGGCCCGAGCGCTGGGGGATGACGCAGCGGACGGGCCGGCGGCGACGCCGAAGGGCGACCTGGTCACGCCCAACGTCGTCCCCGCGACCCTGGTGGACGGCAAGGTGATCCAGCCGCAGCGCGAGCTGTCCGTGCTCCACAAGACCGAGGTGCTCGTGGTGGGCGGCGGGCCGGCGGGCGTGGCCGCGGCCATCGCGGCCAGGCGCGCAGGGGCCGACACCACAATCGTCGAACGCTACGGCCACTTCGGCGGGCAATGGACGGGCGGTCTGGTGCTCATCGTGATCGGCATGCACGTCAAGGGCGGCAAACACGTCACCAGAGGCATCGGCTACGAGATCATGCAGCGGCTCGAGAAGCTCGACCGCGGCATCGTGAACACCCGGCCTGGCGCCAGCCCCACCGTGGACGCCGAGGCGCTCAAGTATATGATGGTCGAGATGATCCGCGAAGCCGGCGTCAAGGCCTTCCTCCACTGTTGGGGCGTGGACGCCATCGTCGAGGGCAACGCGGTGCGGGGCGCCGTGTTCGAGAGCAAGAGCGGCCGCCAGGCCATCCTCGCCAGGGTGGTGGTGGACGCCACGGGCGACGGGGACATCTACGCCGCCGCCGGCGCCCCCTTCCAGCATCTGAGGTTCCGCATCGGGCTGGTCCACCGCCTGGGCAATCTCGACAAGGTGGACGCCGAGAAGGCCAAGACTGCCTCGAAGAAGCCCCGCGACCTCGGCGGCGTGACCCCCATCAAGGGCGTGACGTGGGTGAACATGCAGGGCCCGGACGCCGATGCGCTGAATGTGGCGGACCTCACAATGCTGGAAATGAACCACCGCCGCTTCATCTGGCGCAGCGTTGAGGAGATCCGCAAGACGCCCGGCTACGAACAGGTCTATCTGCTCGAGACGGCGCCCCAGCTCGGTGTGCGCATCTCGCGCCTGCTCGCCGGCGTCAAGCAGCTCACGTTCAAGGGCGTCATGGACCGCCAGGAATTCCCTGATGTGGTGGGCGTGGGCGGCATGTGGAACATGGAGCACCCGGAGTGGCAGATTCCCTACGGCGCGCTGGTGCCAAAGACGGTGGACAACGTGCTGGCAGCCGGGCGGTGCATTTCGGCCGAGGCCAAGATGGCGGAGATCATCCGCATCATCCCGCCCTGCTTCGTCTCGGGGCACGCGGCCGGCGTGGGCGCCGCCGTGGCGGTGAAGGACGGTTGCCGGCCCCGCGATGTGGACGTGGCGAAGGTGCAGGCCATCCTGAAGGAGCAGGGCGCCTACCTTGGCTGA